The Sphaerochaeta sp. nucleotide sequence CATCTGCTTTGCTCCTTGCTCTAAACATAGCAGAACACCTTCTATTTATGAATACTCGATTGATTCCTACCCACCATAAACAGCGAATAACCCAAACCTCTTTGATAAAATCATACGCAGGAACCATTCATGCTTCAAGCCTTGCATACCGTTGCTCTGCTTGGTGCGTGAAATCCCTTTGATAACAAAACAAATGTGTTGATAGTACGGTCCAAGAAGATGTTTCCTGTCCACCGAGGGAATGGGACCCATTGGGAAGCGGAGATCCCGGTTTTCATGCGTATCTTCCTTCCCTGTTCCCCCGAACGAACGTGGGTGCTATACTGTGCCAGGCGGCGAAGCATGGATATCTTCAGACGGTATTTTCCTACGTACCGCACCCAATTTCTGGTCGCGGTGCTCTGTGTCGCGCTGGAAGCGGTGTGTGATCTTCTTTGCCCGACGTTTATGGCCAGGATCATCGATTACGGCATCCAGCAGCAATCGTTGCCCGAGGTATGGCATTGGGGCCGCCTGATGTTGTTGGCCACGGCGTTCGGCGCGATCTTCGCCACCCTACGGAATGTTCTCGCCGGAAAAGTCAGCCAGAGTTTCGGCGCTGATCTTCGCCATGACCTGTTCAAGAAAACGTTGTCCCTTTCCACGGAAAGCGCCGACCACATCCAACCGGGATCGTTGATCACCCGGATGACGGGAGACGTGACGCAGGTGACCCAGATGGTTAATGGAACCATGCGGGTGTTCATCAAGGCGCCGGTCACCTGCCTGGGCAGCATCATTCTGGCCACGTTGCTTTCCTGGCGCCTTTCGTTGATCATCTACGCCGTCGTGGCGCTGGTCACCTTTTTGATCATCCAGTGCATGCGGACCAGCTATCCCCGATTCCGGCTCCTGCAACAAGCCATGGACCACCTGAACACCCGTGTGGAGGAGTACCTTCTGGGCATCCGGCTGGTCAAGGCGTTCGGTACAGAAAAGGAAGAACAACGAAAATTCGGAACAGACAACGACGCGCTCCGCACCACGGCGGTGCAGGCGCAACGCCCCGTCACGCTCCTCTCCCCGCTTCTCACCCTGATCGTCGGGCTTGGCACCGTACTTGTCCTCTTCTGGGGATCCCGTTTGTTTTCCCTCAGCATGACCAATGCCGGAGACATCTCGGCATTCACCATCTACATGGCGCAGATGCTTTCCTCCCTGTTGATGATCACCAACATCTTCAACATCTTCGTACGAACCAAGGCGTCGCTGGAACGGATTGATGAAGTGATGCAGGCTCCGGATGACGTTTCCACGATCCATATGGGAAAGGTGATCCATGGGGCGATCACTTGCAATCATCTGGATTTCTCCTACCCGGAGGGAAGCGGGACGATGGCATTGGATGACATCACGTTCCACTTGGAACCCGGCGCAAGCCTGGCGGTCATCGGTCCGACGGGCAGTGGAAAATCCACGCTTGCCTGGTTGCTCCTGCGGATGTATGAAGTGAAGGATGGGATGTTGCAGCTGGATGGCAATCCCATTTCCGCGTACGGGACCGACGAAGTGCGGCATGCCATCTCGCTGGTACCACAAAAACCCTCATTGTTTACCGGAACGGTACGGGAAAACCTGACCTGGGGCGCGCCTCAGGCGACGGATGACGCGGTCAAGGATGCGATTGATATCGCCGACGCGGCCTTCCTGTACGATATTCCCGGAGGACTGGAAGGAAGGATTGACGCCGGAGGCGCCAACCTGTCCGGAGGACAAAAGCAACGGATCGCCATCATCCGCGCCATCCTTCGGAACACCCCGATTCTGATTCTGGATGACGCGACCAGCGCGTTGGACGCGTTGACCGCCACGCGGGTGCAGCAGGCGCTTCTGTCCCGTTCCCCCCGCCCCACCACCCTGTTGATCACCCAACGGTGCTCCACGGCCATCAGCGCCGAACGGATATTGGTACTGGAAAACGGAAAACAGATGGGCTTGGGAAGCCACGCGCAACTGCTTGCTTCCTGTCCGGTATAC carries:
- a CDS encoding ABC transporter ATP-binding protein/permease — its product is MDIFRRYFPTYRTQFLVAVLCVALEAVCDLLCPTFMARIIDYGIQQQSLPEVWHWGRLMLLATAFGAIFATLRNVLAGKVSQSFGADLRHDLFKKTLSLSTESADHIQPGSLITRMTGDVTQVTQMVNGTMRVFIKAPVTCLGSIILATLLSWRLSLIIYAVVALVTFLIIQCMRTSYPRFRLLQQAMDHLNTRVEEYLLGIRLVKAFGTEKEEQRKFGTDNDALRTTAVQAQRPVTLLSPLLTLIVGLGTVLVLFWGSRLFSLSMTNAGDISAFTIYMAQMLSSLLMITNIFNIFVRTKASLERIDEVMQAPDDVSTIHMGKVIHGAITCNHLDFSYPEGSGTMALDDITFHLEPGASLAVIGPTGSGKSTLAWLLLRMYEVKDGMLQLDGNPISAYGTDEVRHAISLVPQKPSLFTGTVRENLTWGAPQATDDAVKDAIDIADAAFLYDIPGGLEGRIDAGGANLSGGQKQRIAIIRAILRNTPILILDDATSALDALTATRVQQALLSRSPRPTTLLITQRCSTAISAERILVLENGKQMGLGSHAQLLASCPVYQDIWQTQNGGLYGDR